In the genome of Ananas comosus cultivar F153 linkage group 11, ASM154086v1, whole genome shotgun sequence, one region contains:
- the LOC109717724 gene encoding stem bromelain-like has translation MALTFQFLLTGSSLVLLCFSFWFSSWNTRIDGPTMTMFEDWMSEHGRAYANAKEKQQRYEIFKNNVKYIEGFNKVGGRSYSLGVNQFSDLTNEEFTNRYAVGTAEQDIPTDIETAPVDSEYENAAVRATVDWRTEGAVTEVKDQLGCGCCWAFSTVATVESIYKIKKGLLKSLSEQEVLDCSNGGDCTGGSRYEAFDFIVANEGLTTEANYPYTASKGVCDQTKLPDHAAYITGYRMVTENNEAELMKAVNDQPVAVAVNARPWQHYTGGIFDKDCSPDVTHAVVVVGYGEESGKKYWILKNSYGPKWGESGYMRIEKDVAAKEGLCGIATAPLYPYI, from the exons ATGGCTCTCACATTCCAATTTTTGCTTACCGGCTCGTCTCTCGTCTTGTTGTGTTTCTCTTTCTGGTTCAGCTCATGGAACACTAGAATTGACGGGCCGACGATGACGATGTTCGAAGATTGGATGTCTGAACACGGTCGAGCGTATGCGAATGCAAAGGAGAAGCAGCAACGGTACGAGATCTTTAAGAACAACGTGAAGTACATTGAAGGATTCAACAAAGTTGGCGGGCGCTCGTACTCCCTCGGAGTTAACCAGTTTAGCGATCTAACAAACGAGGAGTTTACAAATAGGTACGCTGTAGGAACTGCAGAGCAGGATATCCCGACAGACATAGAGACAGCACCGGTGGACTCCGAGTACGAAAACGCGGCCGTGAGAGCCACCGTTGATTGGAGGACCGAAGGTGCTGTAACTGAAGTCAAGGACCAACTTGGATGCG GCTGCTGCTGGGCATTCTCTACAGTGGCAACAGTTGAGAGCATCTACAAGATCAAGAAAGGCCTACTAAAATCTCTATCAGAGCAGGAAGTTCTGGATTGTTCTAATGGCGGCGACTGCACTGGCGGTAGCAGATACGAAGCTTTCGATTTTATCGTCGCAAATGAAGGCCTAACAACCGAGGCTAACTACCCTTACACGGCGTCTAAAGGTGTTTGTGACCAAACCAAGCTACCTGATCATGCAGCTTACATTACTGGCTACAGGATGGTTACGGAAAACAACGAAGCAGAGcttatgaaagcggtgaatgaccAACCGGTGGCGGTCGCAGTTAACGCCAGACCTTGGCAACATTACACAGGTGGTATTTTTGATAAAGATTGTTCGCCCGATGTCACTCACGCTGTCGTCGTAGTTGGCTACGGTGAGGAATCGGGGAAAAAGTATTGGATACTGAAGAACTCATACGGCCCCAAATGGGGGGAAAGTGGATACATGCGAATAGAGAAAGACGTGGCCGCGAAAGAAGGATTATGTGGTATTGCCACGGCTCCTCTCTACCCATATATCTGA